One genomic window of Clostridium taeniosporum includes the following:
- a CDS encoding diguanylate cyclase: MKILNNKYSIDSSIDNNENFYIYKVTNIFNNKTYSLYIFQDNVEYENCREYLLSKFKTLRNLNFKNLVNILDIEIIRNIDGVNLDKLNYGYVTEYIESLIDTQNYFNESSFNKKLDIFMQLCAAVNTLNIKGYIFNELNIKDINIILDNKGKPLLKIKNLLQYEISKLRANNLLDVQSLPYPYNIEKLDCEISQKDNIKDILSLFKYMFNEKELNIYFKENNCIDNILSFNRVHKITDFIKWINKRLRTNYNIFVFEALDKVTTDLDIIGMEEEIKKVELRLKYIYENKLKYKIICFKGEQGNGKTKTLIEIKNKILRKYVGNNGENGFLIIDNLDENNSFMFIIEKILSRLDKYLKDKYELYLKKFILMILDKNVVINEEVFKIINRVCALLHEYTLNNVLIILIDDIEKTSEIFKVFFKYMCFLRKKLENVMVIISTNEENFDSNMINYMKSIKELINYEEVSINYFNNYNTSKMVKNMLNYHKSIDELSMKIYSETLGKPGFISKTIEGLYKEGIIYLCKDDGKWKSKININDIVIPKVVKKILENKMLNLNSEELEVLERLSIFQTPLSETLIFSYVILDKKRKDRYYKLKKDRFLIEKISDDGVRVDFYNDLIKKIIYSKIPKEKSLTMHNDACYFLECILKNTQEYLDEFLNQLEKSNQRDKLVEYSLKCGKNFDQIGDTFKAIDYYKKALNYSKDSKKTRIAISIAKLNEKVGKDKEAYNYFNKANIYSVNNNQKELQIYALLRMIIITSKEYRAIDLTFPLEVVRKLLRNITYPKGEAYYYYALASVVKVKEKKELSVKYIEEVFKICEVNNIKVGVYACAKLLLSNIYISRGKYDKARKLLTESMSVFEIENNYSGILTTKINFEIINKEVGENISNILCNITHIKRLCNKYKVYKKEVTSLIYIAKCNIEIFEYKKAAKNLLLALEVARENGLDRYILKICTLLCLVYCREGKIKLASDYYQLILQLKDGIQVSGLDMLTLKSAQALYNSIIYNFKTAFKELSVVNDIGNDYKGSEFSKIKSQYYQLCIINCKNEGDVKYNFKLLKEELVNLKNSIIKESMIIGSITSILLLGYKELSRELFSDIKECPKYYDNQLAYIFLQIYFSKDDECENLINSALNIIRFAKNKQIKGIVYCSIAEKYEFKGDFELAINYYYESINIFINILNSLPEKEKLQYANNSMFLFAYDKFRKILVENIGIKLNLDKVEYINSNIKISDLLGKLKINKLILNEEFFNIMQNNYSNNYFNFKKNIHEILNGFSSDILKNLDELLKYTARLTLADKALLTVENNFGENRVICKYRIRNDDEIKKYIALKINSNKDIITICNDYDNNSRINYEIIKDGIKAVMYIKFGNKRKFINNNECINGKLILISNNSINNINSNSEITVKKLVPFIIFLLDQYNLMITSTLDKLTGAYNRKYLEKVFDNLINDSYSKEKEFSLIIFDIDDFKGVNDRYGHQTGDEVLIKLTEEVKNSLCKDEIFVRYGGEEFIILLPEKNQKEAYMLAERIRNRIEKAKILGNKRTVTISLGISVYMKHSSNSEELIKMADQALYTSKAQGKNRTTIWNENIDVLNNNLNTSKRMLLSRYNKDNNLILLIKDIIELLSNKNSKEDKLYKFLSKIIQITDSEFATAFIIENNKITNIYSKKIQEDNAYNKERFNINLIEQVIKNAKGCYLVDWDNSYINKHFGIYDWKSLCINPIIYNNEVIGIIYVSISVNKKEYTLEDLHLINYLGQLMIPLFF, encoded by the coding sequence ATAATTTTAGATAACAAGGGTAAACCATTATTAAAAATAAAAAATCTTCTACAATATGAGATAAGTAAACTTAGAGCGAATAATTTATTAGATGTGCAATCATTACCGTATCCTTATAATATTGAAAAATTAGATTGTGAAATTAGTCAAAAGGATAATATAAAAGATATATTATCTCTATTTAAGTATATGTTTAATGAAAAAGAATTAAACATATACTTTAAAGAAAATAACTGCATAGATAATATACTATCATTTAATAGAGTACATAAGATAACAGATTTTATTAAATGGATAAATAAGAGACTAAGAACAAATTATAATATATTTGTTTTTGAAGCGTTAGATAAAGTAACAACTGATTTAGATATTATTGGGATGGAAGAGGAAATAAAAAAAGTAGAATTAAGATTAAAATATATATATGAAAATAAATTAAAATATAAGATAATATGCTTTAAGGGAGAACAAGGTAATGGAAAAACTAAAACTTTAATTGAAATTAAGAATAAAATACTAAGAAAATATGTAGGGAATAATGGTGAAAATGGATTTTTAATAATAGATAATCTAGATGAAAATAATTCATTTATGTTTATTATAGAAAAGATATTAAGCAGATTGGATAAATATCTGAAAGACAAATATGAATTATATTTAAAAAAATTCATATTGATGATTTTGGATAAAAATGTGGTTATAAATGAGGAAGTTTTTAAAATTATTAATAGAGTTTGTGCTTTATTACATGAATATACTTTAAATAATGTATTAATTATTTTGATAGATGACATTGAAAAAACAAGTGAAATATTCAAAGTATTTTTTAAATATATGTGCTTTTTGCGAAAAAAATTAGAAAATGTAATGGTTATAATATCAACCAATGAGGAAAATTTTGATTCTAATATGATAAATTATATGAAATCAATTAAAGAATTAATAAATTATGAGGAAGTTTCAATAAATTATTTTAATAATTATAATACTAGCAAAATGGTAAAAAACATGTTGAATTACCATAAAAGTATAGATGAACTTTCAATGAAGATATATTCTGAAACTTTAGGAAAGCCAGGTTTTATAAGCAAAACTATAGAGGGGTTATATAAAGAAGGAATTATATATTTATGTAAAGATGATGGTAAATGGAAAAGTAAGATCAATATAAATGATATAGTAATTCCTAAAGTGGTAAAAAAAATTTTAGAAAATAAAATGTTAAATTTGAATAGTGAAGAGCTTGAGGTTTTAGAAAGATTATCAATATTTCAAACTCCATTATCAGAAACTTTAATATTTTCATATGTAATTTTAGATAAAAAGAGAAAAGATAGATATTATAAATTAAAAAAAGATAGATTTTTAATTGAAAAGATAAGTGATGATGGAGTTAGGGTAGATTTTTATAATGATTTAATAAAAAAAATAATTTATTCTAAAATCCCAAAAGAAAAAAGTTTAACTATGCATAATGATGCATGTTATTTTTTGGAATGCATATTAAAAAATACTCAGGAATATTTAGATGAATTTTTAAATCAATTAGAAAAATCAAATCAAAGAGATAAGTTAGTAGAATACAGTTTAAAATGTGGAAAAAATTTTGATCAAATAGGGGATACGTTTAAAGCAATAGATTATTATAAAAAGGCATTAAATTATTCTAAAGATAGCAAAAAAACACGAATTGCAATAAGTATTGCAAAATTGAATGAAAAAGTAGGAAAGGATAAGGAGGCATATAATTATTTTAATAAAGCTAACATATATTCAGTAAATAATAATCAAAAGGAGTTACAAATATATGCATTACTTAGAATGATAATTATAACATCTAAGGAGTATAGAGCAATAGATTTAACTTTTCCATTAGAAGTAGTTAGAAAGCTTTTAAGAAATATCACATATCCTAAAGGTGAAGCGTACTATTACTATGCACTTGCATCAGTAGTCAAAGTAAAAGAAAAGAAAGAATTATCAGTAAAATATATAGAAGAAGTATTTAAAATTTGTGAAGTTAATAACATAAAAGTTGGAGTATATGCTTGTGCAAAATTATTATTGAGTAATATATATATATCTAGAGGTAAATATGATAAAGCTAGAAAGTTATTAACTGAATCAATGAGTGTATTTGAAATTGAAAATAATTATTCAGGTATATTAACTACCAAAATAAATTTCGAAATTATAAATAAAGAAGTTGGAGAAAATATAAGCAACATATTATGTAATATTACACATATTAAAAGATTATGTAATAAATATAAAGTGTATAAAAAAGAGGTTACAAGCTTAATATACATTGCTAAATGTAATATAGAAATATTTGAATATAAAAAAGCTGCAAAAAACTTATTATTAGCCTTAGAAGTTGCTAGAGAAAATGGTTTGGATAGATATATACTAAAAATTTGTACATTATTATGCTTAGTATATTGTAGAGAAGGAAAAATAAAATTAGCTTCAGATTATTATCAATTAATTTTACAACTAAAAGATGGTATACAGGTATCAGGATTAGATATGTTAACTTTAAAATCTGCACAAGCATTATATAATTCAATAATTTATAATTTTAAAACAGCATTTAAAGAGTTAAGTGTAGTTAATGATATAGGAAATGACTATAAGGGATCTGAATTTAGTAAGATAAAAAGTCAGTATTATCAATTATGTATTATTAATTGCAAAAATGAAGGTGATGTAAAATATAATTTTAAATTATTAAAAGAAGAATTGGTTAATTTAAAGAATTCTATAATAAAAGAAAGTATGATAATAGGAAGCATAACAAGTATACTACTTTTAGGATATAAGGAATTATCTAGAGAATTATTTTCTGATATAAAAGAGTGTCCTAAGTATTATGATAACCAATTAGCATATATCTTTTTACAAATATATTTCTCAAAAGATGATGAGTGTGAAAATTTAATTAATAGTGCTTTAAACATAATTAGATTTGCTAAAAATAAACAAATAAAAGGTATAGTATACTGTTCAATAGCAGAAAAATATGAATTTAAAGGAGATTTTGAACTTGCTATAAATTACTATTATGAATCTATTAATATATTTATTAATATATTAAACTCATTACCTGAAAAAGAAAAATTACAATATGCTAATAATAGTATGTTTTTATTTGCTTATGATAAATTTAGAAAAATATTAGTTGAAAATATTGGTATAAAATTAAATTTGGATAAAGTAGAATATATAAATTCAAATATTAAAATAAGCGATTTATTAGGTAAACTTAAAATAAATAAATTAATATTAAATGAAGAATTTTTTAATATAATGCAAAATAATTATAGTAATAATTATTTTAATTTTAAAAAAAACATACATGAGATATTAAATGGATTTTCTAGTGATATATTGAAAAATTTAGATGAATTATTAAAATATACTGCAAGATTAACTTTAGCAGATAAAGCTTTACTTACTGTTGAAAATAATTTTGGAGAAAATCGAGTTATATGTAAATATAGAATAAGAAATGATGATGAAATAAAGAAATATATTGCATTAAAAATAAACTCAAATAAAGACATAATTACTATATGCAATGATTATGATAATAACAGCAGGATAAATTATGAAATTATTAAAGATGGAATTAAGGCAGTTATGTATATTAAATTTGGAAATAAAAGAAAGTTTATAAATAATAATGAATGTATTAATGGAAAACTAATATTAATATCAAATAATTCTATTAATAATATAAATTCTAATTCAGAAATCACAGTTAAAAAATTAGTGCCTTTTATTATATTTTTATTAGATCAATATAATTTAATGATAACATCTACTTTAGATAAACTTACGGGTGCATATAATAGAAAATATCTTGAAAAAGTTTTTGATAATCTTATTAATGATTCATACTCTAAAGAAAAGGAATTTTCATTAATTATTTTTGATATAGATGATTTTAAGGGAGTAAATGATAGATATGGTCATCAAACTGGAGATGAAGTGTTAATAAAATTAACTGAAGAAGTAAAAAATTCTTTATGTAAAGATGAAATCTTTGTTAGGTATGGAGGAGAGGAATTTATAATACTTTTACCAGAAAAAAATCAAAAAGAAGCTTATATGTTAGCAGAAAGAATAAGAAATAGAATAGAAAAGGCCAAAATTTTAGGTAACAAAAGGACAGTAACTATTAGTTTAGGGATATCAGTTTATATGAAACATTCCTCTAATTCAGAAGAACTAATTAAAATGGCAGATCAAGCTTTATATACATCTAAAGCACAGGGAAAAAACAGAACAACTATATGGAATGAAAATATAGATGTCTTAAATAATAATTTAAACACTTCTAAAAGGATGTTATTATCAAGGTATAATAAGGATAATAATTTGATTTTGTTAATAAAAGATATTATTGAATTATTGTCAAATAAAAATAGTAAAGAAGATAAATTATATAAATTTCTTTCTAAAATAATTCAAATAACTGATTCAGAATTTGCTACAGCTTTTATTATAGAAAATAATAAAATAACAAACATTTATAGTAAAAAAATTCAAGAGGATAATGCTTATAATAAGGAAAGATTTAATATTAATTTAATAGAACAGGTTATAAAAAATGCCAAAGGATGCTATTTAGTGGATTGGGATAATTCATATATTAATAAACATTTTGGTATATATGATTGGAAATCATTATGTATAAATCCTATTATATATAACAATGAAGTTATTGGAATTATATATGTGTCTATTTCGGTTAATAAAAAAGAATATACATTAGAAGATTTACATTTAATAAATTATTTAGGTCAGCTTATGATACCATTATTTTTCTAA
- a CDS encoding MSCRAMM family protein, giving the protein MVSHYHIKYLQAYSNIVEIRKESFMGNDVNNSNSNMHINLSADGQKIKYYESDDDMCVFEILDDNSKFSNIDNNRINNNRDIDTPKYNFMKSVNNLPERNFNLIEDGEELFNKECDLLNENDIIDNCDLLKKDNDYKESTQKQKSFYENYESDIQKYHTLNKSKDNDFNYYNNPNYYNDFNYYDDECTDVDGKIIVLASINCDGKNKCLEGAKINLYRLNGVCPQFVESYLTDRQGKVEFKNLSEGCYRIIEIVNKNYFEKPKYIDWNEVNINKENTEAKVLVMNKLKKKCRRNFRCREY; this is encoded by the coding sequence ATGGTAAGTCATTATCACATAAAATATTTACAAGCATATTCTAATATTGTAGAAATAAGAAAGGAAAGTTTTATGGGTAATGATGTTAATAATTCTAATAGCAATATGCATATAAATTTATCAGCAGATGGTCAAAAAATAAAATATTATGAATCTGATGATGATATGTGTGTATTTGAGATATTAGATGATAATTCTAAATTTTCTAATATAGATAATAATCGAATAAATAATAATAGGGACATAGACACCCCAAAATATAATTTTATGAAAAGTGTAAATAATTTACCAGAAAGAAATTTCAACTTAATAGAGGATGGTGAGGAATTATTTAATAAAGAATGTGATTTATTAAATGAAAATGACATAATAGATAATTGTGATTTATTAAAAAAAGATAATGATTATAAAGAAAGTACCCAAAAACAAAAATCATTTTATGAAAACTATGAATCAGATATACAGAAATATCATACATTAAATAAGTCCAAAGATAATGATTTTAACTATTATAATAATCCTAATTATTACAATGATTTTAATTATTATGATGATGAATGTACAGATGTTGATGGAAAAATAATAGTTTTGGCATCTATAAATTGTGATGGCAAAAACAAATGTTTAGAAGGAGCTAAGATAAATTTATACAGATTAAATGGAGTGTGTCCACAATTTGTAGAATCATATTTAACAGATAGACAAGGAAAAGTTGAATTTAAAAATTTATCAGAAGGATGTTATAGAATAATAGAAATTGTTAATAAAAATTATTTTGAAAAACCTAAATATATAGATTGGAATGAGGTAAATATTAATAAAGAAAATACTGAAGCAAAGGTATTAGTTATGAATAAGTTGAAAAAAAAATGCAGAAGAAATTTTAGATGTAGAGAATATTAA
- a CDS encoding dUTP diphosphatase, translated as MKIRVKYFDGASKLKKIPKGNWIDVYANKDIFVGINERAMIPLGFALELPQGWEGHLAPRSSTFKSWGIIQTNSIGVVDDTYIGDNDEWHMPVYCLQGKDVEFLNGQEKEGTWIRKGDKIGQFRIMEVMPNLEFDEVESFGNSDRGGFGTTGVK; from the coding sequence ATGAAAATTAGAGTTAAATATTTTGATGGTGCAAGTAAATTAAAAAAAATACCAAAGGGAAACTGGATTGATGTATATGCGAATAAAGATATTTTTGTTGGTATAAATGAAAGGGCAATGATTCCATTAGGGTTTGCATTAGAATTGCCACAAGGATGGGAAGGACATCTAGCTCCTAGAAGTTCAACTTTTAAAAGTTGGGGAATTATTCAAACAAATTCAATTGGAGTTGTAGATGATACATATATAGGTGATAATGATGAATGGCATATGCCCGTATATTGTTTACAAGGAAAAGATGTAGAATTTTTAAATGGACAAGAAAAAGAAGGTACATGGATAAGAAAGGGGGATAAGATAGGACAGTTTAGAATAATGGAAGTTATGCCGAATTTAGAATTTGATGAAGTAGAATCATTCGGTAATAGTGATAGAGGGGGCTTTGGTACTACAGGAGTAAAATAG
- the abc-f gene encoding ribosomal protection-like ABC-F family protein, whose product MIVLSCKDINKSYGIDDILKDVTFSVNDGDKIGIIGSNGEGKSTLFKILSKEILQDSGDVYIDKNKSIGYLSQHLNLNSEVTLYEEMLTVFNELIQLENKISNLQIKMSEPYNENNAAYHEKIIKDYTTAQDLYENRGGYTYKGEISRVVKGLGFNEDDFSKIISTLSGGQKTRVALCKLLLLKPDILLLDEPTNHLDLDAIEWLEEYLKTYKGTVLIISHDRYFLDSVTNITFQVINGHINCYNAPYTKYLELKEKDYESKLKAYTLQQAEIKRQEAIIERFRSFNREKSIKAAESREKALNKIELIDAPDVEKAGSKIKFETSVKSGFDVLHIENLSKSYGEKKLFSNLSLDLKRGEKIALIGENGRGKTTLFNIIMDKVKSDSGVKVLGANVNVGYYDQEQSNINPDKTIIDEIWDDFPELTTTQIRNILASFLFTGDDVFKKIDKLSGGEKCRINLLKLMLSKSNLLLLDEPTNHLDIPSREALEDAILSYDGSLIVISHDRYFLNKVINRILELTKDGVVNYLGNYTYYTEKKKNPLRFENFNEHNSSKTKTQLNMEKKKKKALDKEARALQNKIKTLEETINKNEEDLIKLQEELCKEEIYSVPSESERINKEIKAKESLIEKFYEEWEQLNESN is encoded by the coding sequence ATGATTGTTTTAAGCTGTAAAGATATAAACAAAAGTTATGGAATAGATGATATATTAAAAGATGTAACTTTTTCTGTTAATGATGGAGATAAAATTGGTATAATTGGATCAAATGGAGAAGGAAAATCCACTCTATTTAAAATCCTTTCAAAAGAAATCCTTCAAGATTCAGGCGATGTTTATATAGATAAAAATAAATCTATAGGGTATTTATCTCAACACTTAAATTTAAATTCTGAAGTAACTCTTTATGAAGAAATGTTAACAGTATTTAACGAACTTATACAATTAGAAAATAAAATTTCTAATCTTCAAATAAAAATGAGTGAACCTTATAATGAGAATAATGCTGCTTATCATGAAAAAATAATAAAAGATTATACTACTGCTCAAGATTTATATGAAAACAGAGGTGGTTATACATATAAAGGTGAAATTTCCCGAGTAGTTAAAGGTTTAGGATTTAATGAAGATGACTTTAGTAAAATCATTTCAACTCTTAGTGGTGGACAAAAAACTAGAGTGGCATTATGTAAATTACTACTTCTAAAACCCGATATACTTCTTCTAGATGAACCTACAAACCATTTAGATTTAGATGCAATTGAATGGCTTGAAGAATATTTGAAAACTTATAAAGGTACAGTTCTTATAATTTCTCATGATAGATATTTTTTAGATTCTGTTACTAATATAACTTTTCAAGTTATAAATGGTCATATTAATTGCTACAATGCACCATATACTAAATATTTAGAGTTAAAAGAAAAAGATTATGAAAGTAAATTAAAAGCTTATACTCTTCAACAGGCTGAAATTAAAAGACAGGAAGCTATTATTGAGAGATTTAGATCATTCAATAGGGAAAAAAGTATTAAAGCTGCTGAAAGTAGAGAAAAAGCTCTTAATAAAATTGAATTAATTGATGCACCAGATGTTGAAAAAGCTGGTTCTAAGATAAAATTTGAAACCTCGGTAAAAAGTGGATTTGATGTGTTACATATTGAAAATCTGTCTAAATCTTATGGAGAAAAGAAACTATTTTCTAACCTTTCATTAGACTTAAAACGTGGTGAAAAAATTGCTTTAATCGGTGAAAATGGTAGAGGTAAAACAACTCTATTTAATATTATAATGGATAAAGTTAAAAGTGATAGTGGTGTTAAAGTTTTAGGTGCAAATGTTAATGTTGGATATTATGATCAAGAACAATCTAATATTAATCCTGATAAAACAATAATAGATGAAATTTGGGATGATTTTCCTGAATTAACGACAACACAAATTAGAAATATTCTAGCTTCATTTTTATTTACTGGAGATGATGTTTTTAAAAAAATTGATAAACTTAGTGGTGGAGAAAAATGTAGAATTAATTTATTAAAACTTATGTTATCTAAATCTAATTTACTATTGTTAGATGAGCCTACTAATCATTTAGATATACCTTCTAGAGAAGCTTTAGAAGATGCAATTTTAAGTTATGATGGTTCATTAATTGTAATATCACATGATAGGTATTTTTTAAACAAAGTTATAAATAGAATATTAGAATTAACCAAAGACGGTGTTGTGAATTATTTAGGAAATTATACTTACTATACAGAGAAGAAGAAAAATCCTTTAAGATTTGAAAATTTTAATGAGCATAATTCATCAAAAACAAAAACTCAATTAAATATGGAAAAAAAGAAGAAAAAGGCTTTAGACAAAGAAGCTAGAGCACTTCAAAATAAAATAAAAACTCTTGAAGAAACTATAAATAAAAATGAAGAAGATTTAATAAAACTTCAAGAAGAACTATGTAAAGAAGAGATTTATTCTGTTCCATCAGAAAGCGAAAGAATTAATAAAGAAATTAAAGCTAAAGAAAGCTTAATTGAAAAGTTTTATGAAGAATGGGAACAATTAAACGAATCAAATTAA
- a CDS encoding TetR/AcrR family transcriptional regulator — MNLYDEKIDKVRVKKKLKEKQLFDSAYDLFLTQGIEKTSISDIVNKAGIAKGTFYLYFTDKYDLLNKLILKKSNKLLKDALNETSKNSIDDFPKRVLFFINYIIENLKDNKLLLKIINKNISWGLYRKNVLKPEEYDNVRKVVESFINNLVKSGMDKEEAEMTLFMIIELVGSICFTTIIFKEPTDIDTIKPILFKKILAMIQV, encoded by the coding sequence ATGAACTTATATGACGAAAAGATTGATAAAGTAAGAGTCAAGAAAAAGTTAAAAGAAAAACAACTATTTGACTCAGCATATGATCTGTTTTTAACTCAGGGAATAGAAAAAACTTCTATAAGTGATATAGTTAATAAAGCTGGAATAGCAAAAGGTACATTTTATTTATATTTTACTGATAAATATGATCTTCTAAATAAACTTATATTAAAAAAGAGTAATAAATTATTAAAGGATGCTTTAAATGAGACATCAAAGAATTCTATAGATGATTTTCCTAAAAGAGTACTATTTTTTATAAATTATATAATAGAAAATTTAAAGGATAATAAGTTACTTCTTAAAATTATAAATAAAAATATATCATGGGGGCTATATAGAAAAAATGTATTGAAACCTGAAGAATATGATAATGTAAGGAAAGTAGTGGAGAGTTTTATAAACAACTTGGTTAAGTCAGGTATGGATAAAGAAGAAGCAGAAATGACTTTATTTATGATAATAGAGTTAGTGGGAAGTATATGTTTTACAACCATAATATTTAAAGAGCCTACAGATATAGATACAATAAAACCTATCTTATTTAAAAAAATTTTAGCTATGATACAAGTTTAA